ACAGCACCCAGCACGGCAACAAAGCCAGGCATGGCCTGCGCGCCGATATGCGTGCCGGCACCAAAAATAACGCCCAGACCGACCAGACCGAGCAGGATGCCGGCGAGTTTGGCGAAGCTGAGGCGGTCATCACTGCCGAGCAGCAGCCCGATAATGCCGGTGAATAATGGCACCAGACCGAATAACACCGCAATCAGCCCTGATGGTACGAAGCGCGCGCCCCAATACACCAATTGCATCGCCCCGAATATGCCCAGTCCGGCAGCGACATAGGCATGCAGGGCGGCACGGTGATAGGGCAGTTTGAGGCGGATGGCAGCCATGATCATCACGCAGGCCAGTAAGCCGATGACCATGCGCGCCAGCAACGGGAACACAAAATCAGCGCCGCTGCCACTCCACTGTATCGCCAGCGGCGTGGTTGACCAGATCAGGATGACGCCGAGATAAGCGGGCAGTACCCGTTTATTCATAACCCAGATTAGGTGCCAGCCAGCGCTCGGCAGTAGCGATATCCCAGTCCTTGCGGCGTGCGTAATCTTCGAGCTGGTCGCGGTCTATCTTGGCAACGGCGAAATAGCTGGATTCGGGGTGGGAAAAATAGAAGCCGGAGACGCTGGAGGCGGGCAACATGGCGTAACTCTCGGTGAGCTGCATGCCAGTATTTTCAGTAGCATGCAGCAACGCGAACAGCCCGGCTTTCTCGCTGTGTTCCGGGCAGGCCGGGTAACCAGGTGCGGGACGGATGCCGCGATATTTCTCGTCGATCAGTTCTTCGTCGCTGAGGGTCTCGTCGGCAGCATAGCCCCAGAATTCGCGGCGCACACGAGCATGCATGCACTCGGCAAAAGCTTCGGCAAAGCGGTCGGCCAGCGCCTTGAGCAGGATGGCGTTGTAGTCATCCAGATCCTTTTCGTAGGCCGCGACGCGCTCATCCATGTCCAGCCCGGCAGTGACGGCAAAGCCGCCAATATAATCTTTCACACCGCTGTCTTTAGGTGCGATGAAATCGGCCAGGCACATGTTCGGGCGGCCTGGCGGCTTTTCCATCTGCTGACGCAGGGCGTGGTAGGTCATGGCCACCGTGCTGCGGGTTTCATCGGTATAGATTTCGATGTCATCATCCACGCGGTTGGCGGGGAACAGGCCGATAACGCCGCTGGCATGCAGCCATTTTTCCGCGATGATGCGTTTGAGCATGGCTTGGGCATCGGCAAACAGCTTGCGCGCTTCTTCGCCGACTACTTCATCCTGCAGTATTTTCGGGTAACGCCCATGCAGTTCCCAGGTCTGGAAAAAAGGTGTCCAGTCAATATAGCGCGCGATTTCGGCGAGCGGGTAGTCCTTGAAAACCTGGATGCCTAGCTGTTTCGGTACTGGCGGCGTGTACGTCGTCCAGTCGGTGACCAGCGCATTGGCGCGGGCCTGTGCCAGCGTGGCGCGTTTCGATTGGGCACGTTTGCCCTTGTGGCTCTCACGGATGCGGATGTAATCGGCTTTGACTTCTGCCATGTAGGCGTCGCGCAAGTCGGGTGACAGCAGTTGCGTGCAGACGCCGACGGCGCGCGAGGCATCTTTTACGTATACGGTGGCGCCGCTGTAATTCGGCTCGATCTTGACCGCGGTGTGCGCCAGCGAGGTGGTCGCGCCGCCGATGAGCAGCGGCAGCTTCATACCCAGCCGCTCCATTTCCTTGGCGACATGCGCCATTTCTTCCAGCGATGGGGTAATCAGTCCGGACAGGCCGATGATGTCGGCTTTCTCATCAATCGCTGCTTGCAGGATTTTGGCGGCAGGCACCATCACGCCCAGATCGACCACGTCGTAGTTGTTGCAGGCCAGCACCACGCCGACGATGTTCTTGCCGATGTCATGCACGTCGCCCTTGACCGTGGCCATGATGATCTTGCCTTTGGCTTCTGCGCATTCGCCACTCAATGCCTTTTCCGCCTCAATAAACGGGATCAGGTGAGCGACCGCCTGTTTCATCACCCGCGCAGATTTAACTACTTGCGGCAGGAACATTTTGCCTTCGCCGAACAGGTCGCCGACCACATTCATGCCATCCATCAACGCGCCTTCAATGACGTGGATCGGGCGAGCTGCCTCCAGACGGGCGGCTTCGGTGTCCTCAATGATGTACGTGGTAATGCCTTTGACCAGTGCATGGGTCAGGCGCTGCCCCACCGGTGCCTCGCGCCAGCTTAAATCCTCAGTCTGCTCCTTGGCCGAGCCTTTAACGCTATCGGCAAACTCCACCAGACGTTCGGTAGCGTCAGGACGACGGTTGAGGACGACATCTTCCACTCGCTCCAGCAGATCGGCGGGGATTGCATCGTACACGCCTAATTGTCCTGCGTTGACGATGCCCATGTCCATGCCGGCCTTGATAGCATGGTAGAGGAATACAGTGTGGATCGCTTCGCGTACTGGTTCATTGCCGCGGAACGAGAACGATACGTTGGACACACCGCCGGAAATCTTGGCAAACGGCAAGGTACGTTTGATCTCGCGGGTGGCCTCGATGAAATCAACGGCATAATTATTATGCTCTTCGATACCGGTCGCTACGGCGAAGATGTTCGGGTCGAAAATGATGTCTTCCGGCGGGAAGTTAAGCTGCTCGGTGAGGATTTTATAAGCACGGGTGCAGATTTCGACTTTGCGCGCCTGGGTGTCGGCCTGGCCGACTTCGTCGAATGCCATTACCACTGCCGCCGCGCCGTAGCGCATGCACAGCTTGGCGCGTTCGATGAATTCGGCTTCGCCTTCTTTCATGGAAATGGAGTTGACGATGCATTTGCCCTGCACGCATTTCAGTCCGGCTTCGATGATCGACCATTTGGACGAATCGATCATGATCGGTACGCGGGCGATGTCCGGCTCCGAGGCGATGAGGTTGAGGAAGCGCACCATGGCGGCTTCCGCATCGAGCATGCCTTCATCCATGTTGATGTCGATGATCTGCGCACCCGCTTCGACCTGGTTACGCGCTACTGCCAGCGCTTCATCGTACTGGCCGTTGATGATCAGTCGCGCAAACATTTTGGAGCCGGTGACGTTGGTGCGTTCGCCAACGTTGACAAACAGATCACCCGCGCCCAGATTGAACGGTTCCAGGCCGGAAATGCGCAACTTGCGTTCAATGTCCGGGATCGGGCGTGGTGGATATGCTTCTACCGCTTCGCGGATCGCCTTGATGTGCGCTGGCGTAGTGCCGCAGCAGCCACCGATGACGTTGAGCATGCCGGCAGCCGCCCATGGGCCGATTTGTGTGGCCATGGCTTCCGGCGATTCATCGTATTCGCCAAATGCATTGGGTAGCCCGGCGTTAGGGTGGGCGGAGACATAACAGTCGGCTTTGGCGGCCAGTTCTTCCACATACTGGCGCAACTCGTGCGCACCCAGCGCGCAGTTCAGGCCGATCGACAGTGGGCGGATGTGGCGCACCGAATTGAGGAAGGCCTCGGTGGTCTGGCCTGACAGCGTACGTCCGGAGGCGTCGGTGATGGTGCCGGAAATCATTACCGGCGCATGGCAGTCATGCTCGTCGAAAAATTTTTCGATGGCGAACAGGGCGGCTTTGGCATTGAGCGTATCGAAGATGGTTTCCACCATCAATATGTCTGCGCCACCATCGAGCAGGCCGCGGATAGCTTCGGTGTAAGTGGTTACTAACTGGTCGTAAGTGACGTTGCGGAAGCCTGGGTCATTGACGTCCGGCGACATGCTCGCGGTGCGACTGGTAGGGCCAAGGATGCCGGCAACAAAGCGTGGCTTGTCGGGGGTCTTGGCGGTGTATTCGTCGGCAGCGCTGCGTGCCAGTTTTGCTGCTTCCACGTTGAGCTCATAGACCAGATGCTCCATGTGGTAGTCCGCCATGGAGATCGCGGTGGCGTTGAAGCTGTTGGTTTCCAGTATGTCGGCACCCGCTTCCAGATAGGCGGCATGGATGGCACGGATAATCTGGGGCTGGGTCAGTACCAGCAAGTCGTTATTGCCTTTAAGATCATGACCGAAATCAGCAAAGCTTGTTCCGCGATAATCCACTTCCTCCAGTTTATAGCTCTGGATCATGGTGCCCATTGCACCATCCAGAATCAGGATGCGATTTTTTAGTGCGGCGTTAAGTAAGGCAGTGCGGTCAGTCATGGCAACTCAAAGAAACGACAGAAAGATGTTTATGATACGTTGAATCAGGGGCTTAAGCCAGTCTGTGGCACCAGGTGCAATGTATGGCGAATCTCGTCATTGTTGTTGAAATGTGAACAAAAACATGGAGTAATTGCGGAAAATTCCGCGAATTTCGCTGGCACGTACATTGCTTACAGTTTAGTCAGTCAGGCGGAGCCGGAATATATCAAGCAGGTTGCGCCATTTATTAAACTACTCAGTGGAGGTTTGTCATGTTGCAAATCAGTCCTCATGAATTGTCAGGTTTATTGGTGCGCCAACCAGATGCGGTCATTATTGATGTGCGCTTCCAGCACGAACGCGATGAAATCGGCTACGTGTATGGTTCATACCATATCCCTCTGTATACCCCGGAGTGGGACCCTAATCCCGATTTTTCAGCCGCAGTGGCGGAAGTTGCGGGAGTAGATACCCCGGTAATTTTTATCTGTCGTACCGGCAATCGTTCCTGTGAGGCTTGCAATATTGTACAGGCGCAGGGTTATCACCATATTTATAATTTGCGCGAGGGTTATGTCGGTTTGGTGAATTTAATGCCTCAGACTACTTCTGATGATGTCTGTCAATTAATCAGGTTGCCAGACCAGATAGGCGATATTATGGGTTTGTGCGCTTGATTCCGGCATAAGCGGATTTAATAAATTATCGTATTAATTCAAGATTATCTATTCGGATAGTCTGCATCAGATCGTTAACAAATTGTACTTCCTGTCTGAGGTCGCTACAATTAACCTATTATGCAGACTGTCAACCTTACCGGTCACTTCCTGATTGCCATGCCCAGCATGGCCGACGAACGCTTTTCGCGTACGCTTACCTATATTTGCGAACACAACGAAGAGGGTGCGTTGGGGGTTATCGTCAATCGTCCCATAGAAATGAATATGAGTGATCTGTTTACACAGATAGGCTCACCGCTGGCACGTACGGAACTGGCAAAGCAAACCCTATATTTTGGCGGGCCGGTAGATACCGGCCGGGGCTTTGTGCTGCACCAGCCGGTGGGGCACTGGCAATCTACCCTCGCGGTAAATGGCACGCTGGGACTGACGACATCCAAAGACATCCTTGATGCGATCGGTGAAGGCGGCGGGCCAGACAAGATGATGGTATCGCTGGGTTATGCCGGCTGGGATGCCGGCCAGCTGGAAGAGGAATTGGCACAAAATGCCTGGCTCTCGGTTGCTGCTGACGCTCAGGTGATATTCGATATGCCGGCTGAACAGCGGCTGGAAGCCGCTATGCGTTTGCTGGGTGTGGATTACGCCAACTTGTCCGAAGATGCCGGACACGCATAACAGACAATCCGGCGCGGTGCTTGGCTTCGATTTTGGCCTGAAGCGTCTTGGCGTGGCCATAGGCACTCTGGATCTGGGGCTGGCACACCCACTGGAAACCATCACCAGCGAGATTAATACTGTCCGGTTCGAGCGTATTGCTGCGTTAATCAATGAATGGCAACCGGTGCTGCTGGTGGTCGGTATGCCGCACCATGATGACGGTGCGCCGCATGAATTTGCCCCCACGTGCCTGCGCTTTGCCAATCGCCTCAAAGGCCGATTCGTTTTGCCGGTGGTGTGGGTAGATGAGCGCTACAGTTCAACTGCCGCGAGCATGGCGCTGACCACGTCCGGAGTGCGTGGGCGCAAGCAGAAAACCATGCTCGACCAAGTGGCTGCACAACAAATTTTGCAACAATATTTTGATGAAACGGAATCTGCTCATGAACTTGCCTAGCGATTATGCGTTGGAGTTGCCAAGCGCCGACGCGCTGGTCATTCAATTGGCTACAGCGATTAAACCCACGCTGACGGCAAATACGGTTCTGGTCGGGATGCATACCGGCGGGGTTTGGGCAGCTGAACATCTGCAGCCGTTGCTTGATGCCACCATGCCGCACGGCAGCCTGGATATCTCGTTCTATCGCGATGACTTTGAAAGCATAGGTCTGCATGCCCAGGTTAAACCAACGCGCTTGCCCTTTGAAGTCGAAGGGCGGGATATTTTGCTGGTGGATGATGTGCTCTACACTGGCCGTTCGGTGCGCGCTGCGATGAATGCGCTGTTTGACTATGGCCGTCCGGCGCGTATCCGCCTGGCTGTGTTGATTGATCGTGTCGGCGACCGGCAGTTACCGATTGCCGCTGATTTTGTCGGCGCGGCATTGTCGGTGCCTGCTCATCAGCACATCCATTTAGTGCGCGATGCAGATATGAATCTTGGTTTGAAACTAGTGGACCTCAAATGACCTTAAATCCCCAACTTAATGCCGATGGCAGCTTGCGTCATTTATTGACGATAGACGGTTTGCCGCGCGCCATACTGACACAGATACTCGATACCG
Above is a window of Sulfuriferula thiophila DNA encoding:
- a CDS encoding YqgE/AlgH family protein; amino-acid sequence: MQTVNLTGHFLIAMPSMADERFSRTLTYICEHNEEGALGVIVNRPIEMNMSDLFTQIGSPLARTELAKQTLYFGGPVDTGRGFVLHQPVGHWQSTLAVNGTLGLTTSKDILDAIGEGGGPDKMMVSLGYAGWDAGQLEEELAQNAWLSVAADAQVIFDMPAEQRLEAAMRLLGVDYANLSEDAGHA
- the ruvX gene encoding Holliday junction resolvase RuvX, with the protein product MPDTHNRQSGAVLGFDFGLKRLGVAIGTLDLGLAHPLETITSEINTVRFERIAALINEWQPVLLVVGMPHHDDGAPHEFAPTCLRFANRLKGRFVLPVVWVDERYSSTAASMALTTSGVRGRKQKTMLDQVAAQQILQQYFDETESAHELA
- the metH gene encoding methionine synthase; this translates as MTDRTALLNAALKNRILILDGAMGTMIQSYKLEEVDYRGTSFADFGHDLKGNNDLLVLTQPQIIRAIHAAYLEAGADILETNSFNATAISMADYHMEHLVYELNVEAAKLARSAADEYTAKTPDKPRFVAGILGPTSRTASMSPDVNDPGFRNVTYDQLVTTYTEAIRGLLDGGADILMVETIFDTLNAKAALFAIEKFFDEHDCHAPVMISGTITDASGRTLSGQTTEAFLNSVRHIRPLSIGLNCALGAHELRQYVEELAAKADCYVSAHPNAGLPNAFGEYDESPEAMATQIGPWAAAGMLNVIGGCCGTTPAHIKAIREAVEAYPPRPIPDIERKLRISGLEPFNLGAGDLFVNVGERTNVTGSKMFARLIINGQYDEALAVARNQVEAGAQIIDINMDEGMLDAEAAMVRFLNLIASEPDIARVPIMIDSSKWSIIEAGLKCVQGKCIVNSISMKEGEAEFIERAKLCMRYGAAAVVMAFDEVGQADTQARKVEICTRAYKILTEQLNFPPEDIIFDPNIFAVATGIEEHNNYAVDFIEATREIKRTLPFAKISGGVSNVSFSFRGNEPVREAIHTVFLYHAIKAGMDMGIVNAGQLGVYDAIPADLLERVEDVVLNRRPDATERLVEFADSVKGSAKEQTEDLSWREAPVGQRLTHALVKGITTYIIEDTEAARLEAARPIHVIEGALMDGMNVVGDLFGEGKMFLPQVVKSARVMKQAVAHLIPFIEAEKALSGECAEAKGKIIMATVKGDVHDIGKNIVGVVLACNNYDVVDLGVMVPAAKILQAAIDEKADIIGLSGLITPSLEEMAHVAKEMERLGMKLPLLIGGATTSLAHTAVKIEPNYSGATVYVKDASRAVGVCTQLLSPDLRDAYMAEVKADYIRIRESHKGKRAQSKRATLAQARANALVTDWTTYTPPVPKQLGIQVFKDYPLAEIARYIDWTPFFQTWELHGRYPKILQDEVVGEEARKLFADAQAMLKRIIAEKWLHASGVIGLFPANRVDDDIEIYTDETRSTVAMTYHALRQQMEKPPGRPNMCLADFIAPKDSGVKDYIGGFAVTAGLDMDERVAAYEKDLDDYNAILLKALADRFAEAFAECMHARVRREFWGYAADETLSDEELIDEKYRGIRPAPGYPACPEHSEKAGLFALLHATENTGMQLTESYAMLPASSVSGFYFSHPESSYFAVAKIDRDQLEDYARRKDWDIATAERWLAPNLGYE
- the pyrR gene encoding bifunctional pyr operon transcriptional regulator/uracil phosphoribosyltransferase PyrR, which encodes MNLPSDYALELPSADALVIQLATAIKPTLTANTVLVGMHTGGVWAAEHLQPLLDATMPHGSLDISFYRDDFESIGLHAQVKPTRLPFEVEGRDILLVDDVLYTGRSVRAAMNALFDYGRPARIRLAVLIDRVGDRQLPIAADFVGAALSVPAHQHIHLVRDADMNLGLKLVDLK
- a CDS encoding DMT family transporter, giving the protein MNKRVLPAYLGVILIWSTTPLAIQWSGSGADFVFPLLARMVIGLLACVMIMAAIRLKLPYHRAALHAYVAAGLGIFGAMQLVYWGARFVPSGLIAVLFGLVPLFTGIIGLLLGSDDRLSFAKLAGILLGLVGLGVIFGAGTHIGAQAMPGFVAVLGAVMLQSGSLVWVKRVGASIPALALTTGSLTLVVALSLPLWWLLFGHIPTFTAQNALSTLYLGIFGSVAGFTLYFYVTKHLQAGQVALITLITPVSALLLGQWLNHEQVGFDIWLGTALILLGLGLHQWQQLLPVSRVK
- a CDS encoding rhodanese-like domain-containing protein, whose translation is MLQISPHELSGLLVRQPDAVIIDVRFQHERDEIGYVYGSYHIPLYTPEWDPNPDFSAAVAEVAGVDTPVIFICRTGNRSCEACNIVQAQGYHHIYNLREGYVGLVNLMPQTTSDDVCQLIRLPDQIGDIMGLCA